CACGACGTCCGACCTCCCGGACATCCGCGAGATCTACAACCACTACGTCATGAACAGCACCGTCACCTTCGACGAGACGCGCATGACCCTCGCGAGGTGGCGCGGCCGCTTCGGCCAGCTCGAGCGGATGGGCATGCCGTTCCTCGTCGCCGTCTCGCCGTCCGGGCAGGTGCTCGGCTACGCCCTCGTGGAGCCCGTGGGCAACCGCCGCTCGTCGCGGACCACGGTGGAGGACTCGATCTACCTCGGCGCCGCGTCCACCGGCAAGGGCCTCGGCCGCGAGCTGCTGGAGGCGCTGCTCGACGCATGCCGCGAGGCGCGGATCCGCGAGGTGATCGCGGTCATCGCCGACCAGGGCGCGGACGCGAGCATCCGGCTGCACGCGTCGCTCGGCTTCACCGAGAGCGGGCGGATGGGCCGGGTCGGCTGGAAGTTCGGGCGCTGGCTCGGCACGGTCACCATGCAGGCGTCCCTCAAGCCGGCGGAGCAGCCGAGCCGGTGGGCGCGGGCCATGCGGCGATCGTCTCCCGGCGCCGGAGCTCCTCGGCCCACCACGCCCGCTCCCGCTCCCGCCGCTCCTCCTTCGCGGTGAGGGGGCGGGGCGCCGTCGTCTCCACGCGGTGACGGCGGGCCCACCAGCCGGTGAGGAGCGCGGATCCGAGCACGACCGCCATCGGCAGCAGCATGAACGGGCCGCCGGTGCCCGCGCTGCGGTCGAAGCTCTCGGACATCTGGCCGAGGATCACGGTGGGGATGAACAGCGGCGTGTTGTTGAGCGCGTGGATGAGTACGGGCGCCTCGAGGCCGCCCGTGAGCCGCGCGGAGATCGTCGCCGAGAGGCCGAAGACGAAGTAGTACGCGATGAGCCACGGGTCGGCGGCGAGGTGCGCGAGCGCGAAGAGGCTGCTGGAGAGGATCGCGCCGACGACGAGGGCGACGCGGCCGTCGCGGAACCAGGATCCGGCGGAGCGCTGGACGAGGCCGCGGAAGCCGTACTCCTCGCCCGCCGACTGCAGCGGCGTGGTGAGCAGCACGATGACGAGGTACGCGAGGACCTCGCCGTCGAGGCGGATCTCGCCGGAGGGGTCGAGCGCGAACGTCACGCCGATGTAGACGAGGAAGACCGGCACCATGACGAGGGCCGCGCGGCCGAGCCAGCGCCAGCGGAAGCGGCCGGCGATGGAGGACATCGCGCCCATGCGCACGCCGAAGAGCCAGCGCTGCAGCAGCATCGAGACGGGGATCAGCGCGGCGAGCGACAGGTTCGTGGCGAGCAGCAAGGTGGGCGTCATGGTCGTCAGCGACGCCTCGTCCTGGGGATCCGCCCGGCCCGCGAGGATCTCGATGAGGATCGCGACGCCGCCGAACACGAGCGACAGGACGAGGAACGCGACCGTGCCGAGGACGATCGCGAGGATGCCGCGCCACGGCCCGCCGGTGTCCCGGAGGCCGTGGTGGTACGGCACGGGCGGGCGCTCGGGGAGCGGCGGCAGGGCGGGCGGCGGGGGCGGCGCGGGGAAGGCGGCGGCGGGGGGTGCGGGCTCCGGTGCGCTCATGCCGCCACCGTACGCGGGGCCGATGGGCGCGGGCATCCCCCCGATGGCGGAGGGCGTGCGGCGGAGGCGCGACATGGAGGGCGCATGGCCGGGGCGCGCGGCGGAGGGCGACCGGCCTCGCTCGCGTGGCGCGCCGCCGCGTACGGTGGGGGAGACGAGAGGCGCACCGATGCAGCAGCACCAGGACCAGGATCAGGGCGAGGTCGAGGACTTCGACGAGAAGCGGCACGAGCAGCTGACGACGGCGCCGAAGGCGGTGGAGTCGGATGCGGCCCCGCGGGTCGACGTGACGGATCAGGGGGACGGCGTGACGCGGATCGACGTCGCGGACACGGCGTCCGTGCGGCCGGGCAAGCCCACGCCGACGCGCGGGGCATGACCGCCGACGCGGCGACCCGCGCCTCCGCGGCGACCCGCGCCTCCGCGGCGACCCGCGCCTCCGCCGCGGCCGGCGCCGGCGCGCGCGACGTGCTCGTGCTCGGCGGCACCGCGTGGATCGGCCGGCTGGTCGCGGAGCGCCTGGTGGCGCGCGGCGACCGGGTGACGTGCCTCGCGCGCGGGGCCTCGGGATCCGTGCCCACGGGATCGCGGCACGTCGCCGCCGACCGGGACCGCGACGACGCCTACGACGCGGTCGTCGACGCCGACTGGGACGAGGTCGTCGACCTCACCTCCTCCGCGGAGCACGCGCGCCGCGCGGTGGCGGCGCTCGCCGACCGGGCCCGGCACTGGACCCTCGTGAGCACCGTGTCGGTCTACGCGTCCGTCGCCCACGCGGGCGACGACGAGTCGGCGGCGGTCGTGGATCCCGTCGACCTCGAGGAGTACGGCCAGGCCAAGGTCGCGGCCGAGCGCGCCGTGACCGCGGCGCTCGCCGGACGGCGGATGATCGTCCGCCCCGGGCTCGTGACCGGTCCCGGCGACGACAGCGACCGCCTCGGGTACTGGCCCGCGCGGTTCGCGCTCGCGGGCGACGGACCCGTGCTCGTGCCCGACGCCGCCGATCGGCGCCTGCAGGTCATCGACGCGCGGGACCTCGCCGACCTCGTCGTGGAGGTCGGCGTCGACGCGCTCGACGGCGTGGTCGACGCGGTGGGGGAGAGCGTGCCGCTCGCGGAGGCGCTCGACCTCGCGGCGGAGGCGGCGGGATCCACCGGTGAGCGCGTCGTCGGGACCGACGCGCAGCTCGCCGACGCGGGCGTCCGGCACTGGGCCGGCCCGCGCTCGCTGCCGCTGTGGCTGCCGCGCGAGGCCGCGGGGTTCATGGCGCGGAGCGACGCGGGGATCCGTGCGCGGGGGATCCGCCGACGGCCGCTGGCCGAGACGATGCGCGACGTGCTGGCCGACGAGCGCGAGCGCGGGCTCGACCGGCCGCGCCTCTCCGGCCTCACGCGCGACGAGGAGCTCGAGCTGGTGGCGTCGCTGCGCTGACGTGGCGACCCGCACGCACGCACGAGCGCCGCGCACCGTCCGGGGACGGGTGCGCGGCGCTCGCGTGAGGCGGGTGGATCAGCGGATGGCGGCCCGCAGCTCGGCGGCGGCCGCGGCCGGGTCGTCGGCCGAGTAGATGGCGCCGCCGGCGACGGCGACCACGGCGCCCGCGTCCTGCACGTCGCCGATGGTGCCGGGCTTCACGCCGCCCGCGACGGAGAACGCGACGCCGGACGCCTTGCCGGCCTCCAGCAGGTCGCCGAACGTGTAGCCGTCCTCCGCCTGCTCGTCGAGGCCCGCGTGCATCTCCACGAACTCGGCACCGAGCTCGGTGACCTCCTTCGCGCGCTTCGCCTTGTCGGGGACCCCGATGAGGTCGACGACGATGCCCTTGCCGTGCTTCTTGGCGGCCTTGACGGCGCCCGCGATGGTGCTGTCGCCCGCGACGCCGAGGACGGTGACGAGGTCGGCGCCCGCGGAGAACGCGATGTCGGCCTCGAGCTCGCCGGCGTCCATCGTCTTGAGGTCGGCGAAGACGATCTTGTCGGGGTGCGCCTCCTTGATCGCGGTGATCGCGGAGAGGCCCTCCGCCTTGATGAGCGGGGTGCCCAGCTCGATGATGTCGACGTGCGGCGCGGCCTTGCCGGCCAGCTCGAGCGCGTCCTTCGTCGTGAGCACGTCCATGGCTACCTGGAGCTTCATGCGGTTCCTCTTCCTGTCGTGATGCGTGTCGTGGTGGTGGGGGATCGGGTGGCCGTCGGTCACTCGAGGTTCGCGTGGCGCGGCCACAGGTCGTCGGCCGAGAGGCCGGACGCCTGCCACAGCGCGTGGAACACGGCGTCGCCGACGAGCGCGACCGAGAGCTCGAAGAGCCCGCCGGCGTACTGGTGCGAGACGGTGCCGCCGTGGTCCTGCTTGGCGGCCGCGGGGATCAGCACGGTGACGTCCGCGAGGTCGGCGAGCGGCGAGCCGTCCGCCGTGGTCAGCGCGACGATGCGGGCGCCGACGCCGTGCGCGGTCTCGGCGGCGCTGACGATGCCGGCCGTGGTGCCGGATCCGCTCGCGACCAGGAGGACGTCGCCCGCCTCGATCGCGGGCGAGGTGGCCTCCCCGACGACGTGCGCGTCGAGCCCGAGGTGCATGAACCGCATCGCGGTCATGCGGAGCGCGAGGCCGGAGCGGCCGGCGCCGAGGGCGAAGACGCGGCGACCCTCGCGGATCACGCCGGCCGCCTCGTCGAGGCGCGCGGCCAGGTCGGGGGAGGTCAGCGCGCGGGCGACGCGGGCGTTCTCGTCGGAGATGAGCGTGAGGGCGGCGGCCACGTCGACGGGGGCGTCGCCGATGGAGCGGGGGTCGGGCGTCGTGTTCGTCATCCTCTCCATCGTGGTGCGGCCCGTCGCGCGGCGCTGCCCACCCGACGGGTGGATCCGCCTACCCGTCCGAGCAGGTGTCCGGGCGCGGACCGGCCTTCCGGGTGGGCGTACGGTGGCGGGATGCCGTCCCGGTCCCACCCCGCCTCTCCCGCCGCCCGTCCCGTCGCCCCCTCCGCCGCCGACCAGGTCGCGCTCCTCGACGGCCTCCACGACGCGCTGGCCGCCCCGCTCCAGGAGGTCGCCGGCGCGCTGTCGGCGCTCGTGCAGCCCGTGGTCGCGCACCGGGCGCTCGTGATCTTCACCGAGGACTGCACGGGCCGCCCCCGCAAGAAGGCCGGCGAGGCGGAGGTCGTGGAGAACGTGACCATCGCGGAGCTCGACGGGATCCTCGCGAGCCTCGCCGCCGGGGCCGACGCCGCCAGGGCCGACCCCGCCTCCGCCTGGGCCGTCGAGCACCGCGTCGGCGGCCGCCCGCGCACGGTCGCCGCCTGGCGGGCGGACACCGGCGCGCTCCTCGTCCTCGTCGATCCCGTCGCCGCCCACGACGACGTCGCCCGGGCTCGCGAGCTGGTGCGGGCGCTGTGGCGGAGCGTCGCGCACGGGATCCGGCAGCAGGTCGCCGCGGCCCCGCCGGCCTACCTCGCGGAGGCCCGCGCGGTCTCCTCGGAGCGAGCCCGCGTGGTCGCCGAGCTGGGCGACGCGCACGCCACGACCCTCGAGTCGCTGCTCGCGGTGCTGCGCTCCTCCCGCACGGGCGACGCGGCCGCCCGGCAGACCGCGGCCGACCTCGCCACCAACGCGATGGTCGAGCTGCGGGCCGCCTCCGACCGCGACCGCTCGCTCGGCGAGGAGCCCGTCGCGCGGGCGTTCGCCCGGCTGCGCGACGACCTCCGCCCGCTCGTGCGCTTCCGCGACCTCGACGTGCAGTTCGTCGAGCCGCCCGTGGACGGCCGCGCGCTCCCGGGCGAGGTCGCGCACGCGGGCCGGGCCATCGTCCGGGGCGCGGTGCTCGCCCTCGTGGAGGAGCCGGACGTGACGCGCGTGCGCATCCAGTGGGACTGCGACGGCAGCAACCTGCTCGTGGGGATCCGCGACGACGGAGCGGGCTCCACCACGGCGGACCTCGACGCGCTCCGCCGCCTCACCGACCGCGTGGCCGCGCTCGACGGCACGCTCGACGTCACGGCGACGCCGGGGTGGGGATCCGAGATCGCCGTCCGCCTGCCGCTCGACGCCCCCGCCGCCGGCCTCGACGCCGCGGGGGAGGCGGGCCTCAGCGCGCGCGAGCGGGAGGTGCTCGCGCTCGTGGCCGGCGGATCCCGCAACCGCGCCATCGCGACCTCCTTGGGGATCAGCGAGAACACGGTGAAGTTCCACGTCGCGAACCTGCTGCGGAAGATGGGCGCGTCCACCCGGGCGGAGCTCGCGGGGCTCGTGCGCGGCTGAGGCGGAGCGAGCGGCGCGGCGCTGCGCGGCGCGGCGCTGCGGCCCGGCCGTCCGGCGCTCGGAGCGGATGCGGGAGTTAACCCCACGGAAACCTCAGATACGTAAGGTATTGAACACCGCCGCCCGCTCGAACGAGGATGTCCCCGCATGCGCTCTGCCCCCACCCGTCACCCGTCCGGGGCCGCGCGCTCCGGCCCCGTCCGCACGGGCGCCCTCGCCCTCGTCGCCGGCCTCTCCGCCACCGCGGTCCTCGGCCTCGGCGCCGCGCCCGCGTCCGCCGCCGAGGGGGACGTCGCCATCGACGTCTACTCGATCAACGACTTCCACGGCCGCCTCGAGACCACGTCGTCCACCGCGGGCGCCGCCGTCATCTCGGGCGCGTTCCAGCAGGCGAAGGCCGAGAACCCGAACAGCACGCTGATCTCCGCGGGCGACAACATCGGCGCGAGCACCTTCACGTCGCTGTCGCAGCAGGACGAGCCCACGCTCGACGCGCTGAACGCCATGGGCGTCTCGGTCTCCACGCTCGGCAACCACGAGTTCGACCAGGGCCGCGACGACGTCGACGACCGCGTCGTCCCCGCCTCGGACTTCCCCTACATCTCGGCGAACCTCTACGAGAAGGGCACGACGGAGCACGCCTACGCGGCGTACGACGTGCAGGACATCGGCGGCGTGCGCGTCGCGTTCGTGGGCGCCACGACCGAGTCGCTGCCGGAGCTCGTGAGCCCCGCCGGCCTCGCGACGATCGACGTCGGCAGCGTCGTCGACGCCTCCACCGCGACCGCCCGCGCGCTCCGCGACGGCGACGACGCGAACGGCGAGGCCGACGTGGTCGTGCTCGTCGTGCACGAGGGAGCATCCACCTCCGACGAGTCCTCGCTCACCGACGACTCGGTCTTCGGCCGCATCGTCACGGGCGTGCAGGCCGACGTCGACGCGGTGATCTCCGGCCACACGCACCTCGGCTACGACTACGAGCTGCCCGTCGCGGGCCGCGACCTCCCGCTGCCCGTGCTGCAGACCGGCAGCTACGGCACGAACCTCGGGCACCTGTCGCTCACGGTGGATCCCACCACGAAGGCGCTCACCTCCATCTCCTCCGAGCTGGTCCCGCTCCTCACGGCCGAGGGGAAGCCGGCGTTCCCCGCGGATCCCGCCGTGCAGCGGATCGTCGACGCCGCGGTCGCGAAGGCCGAGGTCATCGGCAGCCGCACGGTCGGCGAGGTCTCGGGCGACATCACGCGCGCCCGCCAGACGGACGGCTCCGAGAACCGCGGCGGCGAGTCCACCATCGGCAACCTCGTCGCCGACGCGCAGCTGTGGGCCACGCAGGCGGACCTCGGCACCGAGATCGCCTTCATGAACCCGGGCGGCATCCGCCAGGACCTCACCCTCGCGTCCTCCGGCGCGGGCGACGCGGAGGGCGAGGTGACCTACAAGGAGGCCGCCATCGTGCAACCGTTCGCCAACACGCTCACGACCGCGAAGATCACCGGCGCGGGAGTCAAGGCGGTGCTCGAGCAGCAGTGGCAGCCCGAGGGCTCGTCGCGTCCGTTCCTCAAGCTCGGCCTCTCGCGCGACCTCACGTACACGTACGACCCGACGGCCGCGCGCGGCGAGCGGATCACGGGCGTCTTCTTCCAGGGCGAGCCGGTGGATCCCGCGCGCGTCTTCACGATGGTCGCGAACAGCTTCCTCGCGGAGGGCGGCGACAACTTCACGGAGCTCGGCAACACGACCGAGCAGAGCGACTCGGGCCGCGTCGACCTCACGGCGTTCGTCGACTACATCACCGAGTTCTCGCCCGTCGACCCCGACTCCGCGACGCGCTCGGTCGGGATCGTCGACACGACGGGCCAGGCACCCCGCGCCGGCCAGGAGCGCTCGTACGAGCTCTCCTCGCTGCTCGTCTCGAACGCGCCCGTGCAGGACACCGAGGTCGTCACGCTCATCGACGGCGAGGAGGTCGCGCGCACGCCGATCGACGCCTCGGTGGTCGACACGACCGACGAGCAGGGCCGCGCGAGCGTCCGCTTCACGGTGCCGGCCGACCTCGCCGCGGGACCGCACCAGCTCGCCTTCCTGCTGCCGAGCACGGGCGCCTCGGTGCTCTACGCGCTCGACGCGGAGTCCGGATCCGTCGTCCCGTCCGGCACGGGCACGGTGCCCGCGCCGAGCACGGAGCCGACCCTCGCGGCGACCGGATCCGAGGCGGCGCCCGTCCTCGGCACCTCGCTCGCGGCGCTCGCCCTCGGCCTCGCGCTCGTCGCGCTCCGTCGCCGGGCCGCGGCGGTCGCGCGCCGCTGACGCGAGCGCTCCCGTGACGGACGGGGCGGGGGCCGGGACGACCGGCGCCCGCCCCGTCCGCGCGTCACCCGCCGAGGGGCGCGCGCCGGCCCGGCCTACGCTGGAGCGGTGTTCGAACTCCACCACCTCAGCGCCCAGGACCAGTGGGACCTGCTCCACCGCGGCGAGGTCACCCCGACCGAGCTCGTGACCCACTACCTCGAGCGCATCGAGCGGCTGGATCCGGGCCTCGGCGCCTTCACGACCGTCACCGCCGACCGCGCCCTGGAGCGCGCCCGGCACGTGGAGCGCGAGGTGCCGCGCACCGCGCCGCTCTGGGGCCTCCCGTTCGGCGACAAGGACCTGTCCGAGCGCGCCGGCGTCCGCACCACCTTCGGCTCGCGCCTCTTCCGCGATCACGTCTCGGAACGCACGGATCCGATCCCGCAGGCGCTCGACGACGCCGGCGGCATCAGCCTCGGCAAGACCAGCGCGCCCGAGTTCGGCCTGCCGTCCTACACGGAGGGCCTCGTCGCGCCGCCCGCGCGCACGCCCTGGGACACGACGCGCGGCGCCGGCGGATCCAGCGGGGGCGCGGCCGTCGCGGTCGCCGCGGGCCTGCTCCCGTTCGCGCCCGGCTCCGACGGCGGCGGCTCCGTGCGGATCCCCGCGGCCGCGACCGGCCTCGTCGGCCTCAAGCCGTCGCGCGGCCTCGTGCCCGCGGGGTCCGGCCAGGAGTCGCTCGCGGGCCTCGTCGTGCCCGGCCCGCTCGCGCGCAGCGTCGCCGACGCGGCCATGCTGCTCGACGCGATGATCGGCCGGGTCAACGGCCGCATCCCGCACCCCTTCACCCTGCGCGCGCCGGACGACCACGACGGCGATCTGCTGGGCGCCGCCGTCCGCGGCGAGGGCCGCTTCCAGATCGGCGTCATGACCACGACGCCGTGGGACGACGCGTACGAGATCGCGCTCGACCCCTCCGCCCGCGACGCGCTGGCCGTCGCCGTGCGCGAGCTCGCGGCCGTCGGCCACGGCCTCGAGGACCTGGCGCTCCGGCCGGATCCGACCTACGCGCCCGCGTTCCGCACGATCTGGCAGGCCGGGGCCGCGGGGATCCCCGCCGAGGGCGCCGAGCTCGACCTCCTCGAGCCGCTCACCCGCTGGCTCGTCGAGCGCGGCCGGGCGCTCAGCGCACGCGACCTCGCCCGCGCGCTCGCGCAGCTCACGGCCTACGAGCGCAGCGTCATCGCCCAGTTCGCCCACGTCGACGCGGTGCTGACGCCCGCGCTCGCGCAGGAGCCGCGGCCGGTCGGCTGGTACGACGCGGAGGACGGCGAGCGGAACTTCGCGCAGCAGGTGCGGTACACGCCGTACACGTCGTTCGCGAACGTCACGGGCCTGCCCGCGATCACGCTGCCCGTGCACCTCACCGACGACGGCCTGCCCATGGGCGTGCAGCTGATCGGACGGCCGGGCGGCGAGGCGACGCTCCTCGCGATCGGCCGGCAGCTCGAGCGCCGGCTGCACTGGCAGCGGCGGCACCCGCCGCAGTGGTGAGGCACGGCGGATCCGCTAGAGGAGTCCGTCGACGCCCTTGACGATCGCGGTGATCGCGCCCGCGAACGAGATCACCAGGACCGCGGCCCGGGCGCCGCGCGTCGGGATCCGGGGCGCCAGCAGCGTCCCCGCGCCGACCCCGGCGACCAGCGTCACGACGATCCCCACCCAGGCCGCCGTGCCGAGGTCGGGCCAGCGGTCCGGCGCGAGCACGAGCTTCGTGAGGAGCGAGACGGCGCCCGTGGTGAGGAAGAACGGCTGCAGCGTCGCCGCGAAGCCGCGCTGCTCCCACCGGCTGACGACCGCGTAGACGCTCACGCTCGGGCCGCCGATGCCGGCCGCCGCGTTCATCACGCCCGCCGAGAATCCGAAGCCCGCCATCACGCCGGGGCCGTCGATCACCCGGGTCGTCCGCCGCAGCGCCAGCGAGGTCGTGAGCGCGGCGACCAGCAGGCAGCCGATCCCGATCTCGAGGGCCGGCTCCGGCAGCAGGTAGGCGAGGAGCGCACCCGGCACGATGCCGACGACCGCGGGCCCCGCGAGCAGCCGGTAGCGCCGCCACTCCACGTCCCGCCACACGGCCGAGAGGACCAGGGACGCCGAGAGCACGCTGCAGAGGTTGACGACCATCACCCCGTCGAAGGGCCCGAGCAGGATCACGAGCACGGGCGCCACGACGAGCGCGAAGCCGAGGCCGGTGACCCGCTGCGCCACCGCGCCCACGAACACGGCGACGAGGACGGGGGCGATCACCCTGACATCCTCCCGTGGATCCCGGCCCGCATGCCCCGCGCACCCTCGACCGCTGAGGTAAGGCATGCCATACTTAGGCTGTGCTTACCTCCACCGCGACCCTCGACAGCAGCACGGCCACCGCCGAGGCCGTCGAGGAGCAACCCGCGGTGGAGCGCCCCGCCTACCGCCCGTTCGCGGCGCGCGTGGCCCGCACCGAGCGCATCAGCCCGACGTTCCTCCGCATCACGTTCCAGAGCGAGGACCTCCGCGACTTCGGCGACGAGTGCCTCGACCAGCGCATCAAGCTGCTGCTGCCGGTCGCCGAGCACGGGCTGCCGGATCTCACGGGCGTCGGCGGCGACGACTGGTTCGCCTGGTGGCGCGCGCTGCCCGACGCCGAGCGCAACCCCCTCCGCACCTACACGTCCCGCGCGGTCCGCCGCGAGCTGGGCGAGGTCGACGTCGACTTCGCGCTGCACGGCGACATGGGCCCCGCCTCCCGCTGGGCCGGCGCCGCCCGGGTCGGCGACGACATCGTCCTCATCGGCCCCGACGCGCTGAGCCCCGCGCGCGGCCTCGGCATCGAGTGGCACCCGGGCGCCGCGCGCTCGCTGCTCCTCGCGGGCGACGAGACCGCCGCGCCCGCCATCTGCAACATCCTCTCCTCCCTGCCCGCGGACGCCGTGGGCTGCGCCTTCATCGAGGTGCCCGTCACGGGCGACCGCCTCGAGGTGCGCGTGCCGAAGGGCGTCCACCTCACCTGGCTGCCGCGCGACGGCCGGCCGAACGGATCCCGCCTCGAGGAGGCCGTGCGCCACTGGGTCGAGTGCCACGTGAAGGTCGGCGCCATCGCCGCCCCCGAGGTCGCGCTCGCCGACGAGGCGCAGCCGCTCGCGGACGACGACGCCGAGGGCATC
This is a stretch of genomic DNA from Clavibacter zhangzhiyongii. It encodes these proteins:
- a CDS encoding GNAT family N-acetyltransferase — encoded protein: MLEEEYQTRRRLPAHLRKPAPPVPVFSYEIRPATTSDLPDIREIYNHYVMNSTVTFDETRMTLARWRGRFGQLERMGMPFLVAVSPSGQVLGYALVEPVGNRRSSRTTVEDSIYLGAASTGKGLGRELLEALLDACREARIREVIAVIADQGADASIRLHASLGFTESGRMGRVGWKFGRWLGTVTMQASLKPAEQPSRWARAMRRSSPGAGAPRPTTPAPAPAAPPSR
- a CDS encoding CPBP family intramembrane glutamic endopeptidase, giving the protein MSAPEPAPPAAAFPAPPPPPALPPLPERPPVPYHHGLRDTGGPWRGILAIVLGTVAFLVLSLVFGGVAILIEILAGRADPQDEASLTTMTPTLLLATNLSLAALIPVSMLLQRWLFGVRMGAMSSIAGRFRWRWLGRAALVMVPVFLVYIGVTFALDPSGEIRLDGEVLAYLVIVLLTTPLQSAGEEYGFRGLVQRSAGSWFRDGRVALVVGAILSSSLFALAHLAADPWLIAYYFVFGLSATISARLTGGLEAPVLIHALNNTPLFIPTVILGQMSESFDRSAGTGGPFMLLPMAVVLGSALLTGWWARRHRVETTAPRPLTAKEERRERERAWWAEELRRRETIAAWPAPTGSAAPPA
- a CDS encoding NAD-dependent epimerase/dehydratase family protein, coding for MTADAATRASAATRASAATRASAAAGAGARDVLVLGGTAWIGRLVAERLVARGDRVTCLARGASGSVPTGSRHVAADRDRDDAYDAVVDADWDEVVDLTSSAEHARRAVAALADRARHWTLVSTVSVYASVAHAGDDESAAVVDPVDLEEYGQAKVAAERAVTAALAGRRMIVRPGLVTGPGDDSDRLGYWPARFALAGDGPVLVPDAADRRLQVIDARDLADLVVEVGVDALDGVVDAVGESVPLAEALDLAAEAAGSTGERVVGTDAQLADAGVRHWAGPRSLPLWLPREAAGFMARSDAGIRARGIRRRPLAETMRDVLADERERGLDRPRLSGLTRDEELELVASLR
- the hxlA gene encoding 3-hexulose-6-phosphate synthase; its protein translation is MKLQVAMDVLTTKDALELAGKAAPHVDIIELGTPLIKAEGLSAITAIKEAHPDKIVFADLKTMDAGELEADIAFSAGADLVTVLGVAGDSTIAGAVKAAKKHGKGIVVDLIGVPDKAKRAKEVTELGAEFVEMHAGLDEQAEDGYTFGDLLEAGKASGVAFSVAGGVKPGTIGDVQDAGAVVAVAGGAIYSADDPAAAAAELRAAIR
- the hxlB gene encoding 6-phospho-3-hexuloisomerase; translated protein: MTNTTPDPRSIGDAPVDVAAALTLISDENARVARALTSPDLAARLDEAAGVIREGRRVFALGAGRSGLALRMTAMRFMHLGLDAHVVGEATSPAIEAGDVLLVASGSGTTAGIVSAAETAHGVGARIVALTTADGSPLADLADVTVLIPAAAKQDHGGTVSHQYAGGLFELSVALVGDAVFHALWQASGLSADDLWPRHANLE
- a CDS encoding LuxR C-terminal-related transcriptional regulator: MPSRSHPASPAARPVAPSAADQVALLDGLHDALAAPLQEVAGALSALVQPVVAHRALVIFTEDCTGRPRKKAGEAEVVENVTIAELDGILASLAAGADAARADPASAWAVEHRVGGRPRTVAAWRADTGALLVLVDPVAAHDDVARARELVRALWRSVAHGIRQQVAAAPPAYLAEARAVSSERARVVAELGDAHATTLESLLAVLRSSRTGDAAARQTAADLATNAMVELRAASDRDRSLGEEPVARAFARLRDDLRPLVRFRDLDVQFVEPPVDGRALPGEVAHAGRAIVRGAVLALVEEPDVTRVRIQWDCDGSNLLVGIRDDGAGSTTADLDALRRLTDRVAALDGTLDVTATPGWGSEIAVRLPLDAPAAGLDAAGEAGLSAREREVLALVAGGSRNRAIATSLGISENTVKFHVANLLRKMGASTRAELAGLVRG
- a CDS encoding bifunctional metallophosphatase/5'-nucleotidase, translated to MRSAPTRHPSGAARSGPVRTGALALVAGLSATAVLGLGAAPASAAEGDVAIDVYSINDFHGRLETTSSTAGAAVISGAFQQAKAENPNSTLISAGDNIGASTFTSLSQQDEPTLDALNAMGVSVSTLGNHEFDQGRDDVDDRVVPASDFPYISANLYEKGTTEHAYAAYDVQDIGGVRVAFVGATTESLPELVSPAGLATIDVGSVVDASTATARALRDGDDANGEADVVVLVVHEGASTSDESSLTDDSVFGRIVTGVQADVDAVISGHTHLGYDYELPVAGRDLPLPVLQTGSYGTNLGHLSLTVDPTTKALTSISSELVPLLTAEGKPAFPADPAVQRIVDAAVAKAEVIGSRTVGEVSGDITRARQTDGSENRGGESTIGNLVADAQLWATQADLGTEIAFMNPGGIRQDLTLASSGAGDAEGEVTYKEAAIVQPFANTLTTAKITGAGVKAVLEQQWQPEGSSRPFLKLGLSRDLTYTYDPTAARGERITGVFFQGEPVDPARVFTMVANSFLAEGGDNFTELGNTTEQSDSGRVDLTAFVDYITEFSPVDPDSATRSVGIVDTTGQAPRAGQERSYELSSLLVSNAPVQDTEVVTLIDGEEVARTPIDASVVDTTDEQGRASVRFTVPADLAAGPHQLAFLLPSTGASVLYALDAESGSVVPSGTGTVPAPSTEPTLAATGSEAAPVLGTSLAALALGLALVALRRRAAAVARR
- a CDS encoding amidase, with amino-acid sequence MFELHHLSAQDQWDLLHRGEVTPTELVTHYLERIERLDPGLGAFTTVTADRALERARHVEREVPRTAPLWGLPFGDKDLSERAGVRTTFGSRLFRDHVSERTDPIPQALDDAGGISLGKTSAPEFGLPSYTEGLVAPPARTPWDTTRGAGGSSGGAAVAVAAGLLPFAPGSDGGGSVRIPAAATGLVGLKPSRGLVPAGSGQESLAGLVVPGPLARSVADAAMLLDAMIGRVNGRIPHPFTLRAPDDHDGDLLGAAVRGEGRFQIGVMTTTPWDDAYEIALDPSARDALAVAVRELAAVGHGLEDLALRPDPTYAPAFRTIWQAGAAGIPAEGAELDLLEPLTRWLVERGRALSARDLARALAQLTAYERSVIAQFAHVDAVLTPALAQEPRPVGWYDAEDGERNFAQQVRYTPYTSFANVTGLPAITLPVHLTDDGLPMGVQLIGRPGGEATLLAIGRQLERRLHWQRRHPPQW
- a CDS encoding sulfite exporter TauE/SafE family protein; this translates as MIAPVLVAVFVGAVAQRVTGLGFALVVAPVLVILLGPFDGVMVVNLCSVLSASLVLSAVWRDVEWRRYRLLAGPAVVGIVPGALLAYLLPEPALEIGIGCLLVAALTTSLALRRTTRVIDGPGVMAGFGFSAGVMNAAAGIGGPSVSVYAVVSRWEQRGFAATLQPFFLTTGAVSLLTKLVLAPDRWPDLGTAAWVGIVVTLVAGVGAGTLLAPRIPTRGARAAVLVISFAGAITAIVKGVDGLL
- a CDS encoding siderophore-interacting protein, with protein sequence MLTSTATLDSSTATAEAVEEQPAVERPAYRPFAARVARTERISPTFLRITFQSEDLRDFGDECLDQRIKLLLPVAEHGLPDLTGVGGDDWFAWWRALPDAERNPLRTYTSRAVRRELGEVDVDFALHGDMGPASRWAGAARVGDDIVLIGPDALSPARGLGIEWHPGAARSLLLAGDETAAPAICNILSSLPADAVGCAFIEVPVTGDRLEVRVPKGVHLTWLPRDGRPNGSRLEEAVRHWVECHVKVGAIAAPEVALADEAQPLADDDAEGIVWDAPVVHEGSTLYAWLAGESGCIKAMRRFLVRDTGIDRRQVAFMGYWRRGAAEGS